In a genomic window of Cyprinus carpio isolate SPL01 chromosome A10, ASM1834038v1, whole genome shotgun sequence:
- the mef2ca gene encoding myocyte enhancer factor 2ca isoform X2 → MGRKKIQIARIMDERNRQVTFTKRKFGLMKKAYELSVLCDCEIALIIFNTTNKLFQYASTDMDKVLLKYTEYNEPHESRTNSDIVETLRKKGLNGCDSPDIDAEDSGHSPESEDKYRKINEDIDLMISRQRLCAIPQSNYDMPISIPVSNPNSLIYSHPGASLGNPNMLPLAHPSLQRNSMSPGVTHRPPSAGNTGGLMGPDLSSGVGSSAGNGYGNHRNSPGLLVSPGSMSKNMQAKSPPPMTMSMSNRKPDLRVLIPPGSKHTMPSINQRINNSQSAQSLSTPVVSVATPTLPGQGMGGYPSAISTSYGTEYSLSSGDLSSLSGFNSSASFHLGSMTGWQQNMQHSGLGHLGNCTSTPLCQSSTLSLPSNQSLHIKSEPVSPPRDRAGGTPGGYAQPPPPPLPQPGQLRQDAGRSPVDSLSSCGSSYEGSDREEHRTDFHSPMGLMRPSQDERHSPSVKRMRLSEGWAS, encoded by the exons GTTACGTTTACAAAGAGGAAGTTTGGCCTAATGAAGAAGGCCTACGAGCTGAGCGTTCTGTGTGACTGTGAGATCGCCCTCATCATCTTCAACACCACTAATAAACTGTTCCAGTATGCCAGCACCGACATGGACAAAGTTCTGCTCAAATACACTGAGTACAATGAACCCCATGAGAGTCGGACTAATTCGGACATAGTGGAG ACTCTGAGGAAGAAGGGTCTAAATGGCTGTGACAGTCCTGATATTGATGCTGAAGATTCAGGCCACAGTCCAGAGTCTGAGGACAAATATCGTAAAATCAACGAAGACATTGACCTGATGATCAGCAGGCAGAGACTGTGT gCCATCCCCCAGTCTAATTATGACATGCCCATCTCAATCCCTGTGAGCAACCCCAACAGCCTGATCTACAGCCACCCAGGAGCGTCCCTGGGCAACCCCAACATGCTGCCGCTGGCTCACCCCTCCCTCCAGAGGAACAGCATGTCCCCTGGAGTGACCCACCGGCCCCCGAGTGCAGGCAACACAG GTGGCCTTATGGGTCCAGACCTCAGCAGCGGAGTGGGCAGCAGTGCTG GAAACGGGTATGGAAACCACCGCAACTCCCCTGGTCTGCTGGTCTCTCCGGGGAGCATGAGCAAGAACATGCAGGCCAAATCGCCTCCGCCCATGACCATGAGCATGAGCAACCGCAAGCCTGACCTGCGCGTCCTGATCCCTCCCGGCTCAAAGCACACCATGCCCTCCATC AACCAGAGAATAAACAACTCCCAGTCGGCCCAGTCTCTGAGCACACCGGTGGTGTCTGTAGCCACGCCCACTCTGCCAGGACAGGGAATGGGCGGCTACCCATCAGCCATCTCTACCTCATATGGTACAG AATATTCTCTCAGCAGTGGAGACTTGTCCTCTCTGTCCGGTTTTAACAGCTCGGCTTCTTTTCATCTGGGTTCGATGACTGGCTGGCAGCAAAACATGCAGCATTCTGGTCTTGGACATCTAGG GAACTGCACCAGCACACCGTTATGTCAGAGCTCCACCCTCTCACTGCCATCCAATCAGAGCCTGCACATCAAGTCCGAACCCGTCTCTCCTCCCCGAGACCGGGCCGGAGGCACCCCAGGCGGCTACGCTCAGCCTCCGCCCCCTCCTCTGCCTCAGCCGGGTCAGCTGCGGCAAGATGCGGGCCGCTCTCCGGTCGACAGCCTGAGCAGCTGCGGCAGCTCGTATGAGGGCAGTGACCGCGAGGAGCACCGCACCGACTTCCACTCGCCCATGGGACTGATGAGACCCTCTCAGGACGAGCGGCATAGCCCGTCCGTCAAGCGCATGCGTCTGTCCGAGGGCTGGGCCTCGTGA
- the mef2ca gene encoding myocyte enhancer factor 2ca isoform X1, producing the protein MGRKKIQIARIMDERNRQVTFTKRKFGLMKKAYELSVLCDCEIALIIFNTTNKLFQYASTDMDKVLLKYTEYNEPHESRTNSDIVETLRKKGLNGCDSPDIDAEDSGHSPESEDKYRKINEDIDLMISRQRLCAIPQSNYDMPISIPVSNPNSLIYSHPGASLGNPNMLPLAHPSLQRNSMSPGVTHRPPSAGNTGGLMGPDLSSGVGSSAGNGYGNHRNSPGLLVSPGSMSKNMQAKSPPPMTMSMSNRKPDLRVLIPPGSKHTMPSISEDIDMLLNQRINNSQSAQSLSTPVVSVATPTLPGQGMGGYPSAISTSYGTEYSLSSGDLSSLSGFNSSASFHLGSMTGWQQNMQHSGLGHLGNCTSTPLCQSSTLSLPSNQSLHIKSEPVSPPRDRAGGTPGGYAQPPPPPLPQPGQLRQDAGRSPVDSLSSCGSSYEGSDREEHRTDFHSPMGLMRPSQDERHSPSVKRMRLSEGWAS; encoded by the exons GTTACGTTTACAAAGAGGAAGTTTGGCCTAATGAAGAAGGCCTACGAGCTGAGCGTTCTGTGTGACTGTGAGATCGCCCTCATCATCTTCAACACCACTAATAAACTGTTCCAGTATGCCAGCACCGACATGGACAAAGTTCTGCTCAAATACACTGAGTACAATGAACCCCATGAGAGTCGGACTAATTCGGACATAGTGGAG ACTCTGAGGAAGAAGGGTCTAAATGGCTGTGACAGTCCTGATATTGATGCTGAAGATTCAGGCCACAGTCCAGAGTCTGAGGACAAATATCGTAAAATCAACGAAGACATTGACCTGATGATCAGCAGGCAGAGACTGTGT gCCATCCCCCAGTCTAATTATGACATGCCCATCTCAATCCCTGTGAGCAACCCCAACAGCCTGATCTACAGCCACCCAGGAGCGTCCCTGGGCAACCCCAACATGCTGCCGCTGGCTCACCCCTCCCTCCAGAGGAACAGCATGTCCCCTGGAGTGACCCACCGGCCCCCGAGTGCAGGCAACACAG GTGGCCTTATGGGTCCAGACCTCAGCAGCGGAGTGGGCAGCAGTGCTG GAAACGGGTATGGAAACCACCGCAACTCCCCTGGTCTGCTGGTCTCTCCGGGGAGCATGAGCAAGAACATGCAGGCCAAATCGCCTCCGCCCATGACCATGAGCATGAGCAACCGCAAGCCTGACCTGCGCGTCCTGATCCCTCCCGGCTCAAAGCACACCATGCCCTCCATC TCGGAGGATATTGACATGTTGCTG AACCAGAGAATAAACAACTCCCAGTCGGCCCAGTCTCTGAGCACACCGGTGGTGTCTGTAGCCACGCCCACTCTGCCAGGACAGGGAATGGGCGGCTACCCATCAGCCATCTCTACCTCATATGGTACAG AATATTCTCTCAGCAGTGGAGACTTGTCCTCTCTGTCCGGTTTTAACAGCTCGGCTTCTTTTCATCTGGGTTCGATGACTGGCTGGCAGCAAAACATGCAGCATTCTGGTCTTGGACATCTAGG GAACTGCACCAGCACACCGTTATGTCAGAGCTCCACCCTCTCACTGCCATCCAATCAGAGCCTGCACATCAAGTCCGAACCCGTCTCTCCTCCCCGAGACCGGGCCGGAGGCACCCCAGGCGGCTACGCTCAGCCTCCGCCCCCTCCTCTGCCTCAGCCGGGTCAGCTGCGGCAAGATGCGGGCCGCTCTCCGGTCGACAGCCTGAGCAGCTGCGGCAGCTCGTATGAGGGCAGTGACCGCGAGGAGCACCGCACCGACTTCCACTCGCCCATGGGACTGATGAGACCCTCTCAGGACGAGCGGCATAGCCCGTCCGTCAAGCGCATGCGTCTGTCCGAGGGCTGGGCCTCGTGA